A window from Mytilus galloprovincialis chromosome 8, xbMytGall1.hap1.1, whole genome shotgun sequence encodes these proteins:
- the LOC143043249 gene encoding WSCD family member CG9164-like, giving the protein MIQKETRTPKLPFLDKKFRSQDLNDNGCKPKTVWFSKTPLKKTALASYPGSGTRLLRHVLELTTGVLTGSTYCDKQLLQDFEGECTDDETVLTIKTHEWFDKLKYEKAVILIRSPYKSYASLFSHQNGQDIGRGASKVDFDLKFKEFLGSLFDMWRYFNEEWMKDFVGPKYIIFFDNLVQNPKNEIRKLMAFLEFEYTEKDLMCAAKHLKAGIRKKEYEDIDVKQYFTLEQLSKTEEYIKIIEKMATEINDIPHRIDRDL; this is encoded by the exons AAGCCAAGATTTGAATGATAATGGTTGCAAACCAAAAACTGTTTGGTTTAGTAAAACTCCTCTGAAAAAGACAGCTCTAGCTAGTTATCCAGGATCGGGAACCAGATTGCTACGACATGTACTAGAGCTAACTACAG gagtATTAACAGGTTCAACATATTGTGACAAACAACTGTTACAAGATTTTGAAGGCGAATGTACTGACGATGAAACAGTACTTACAATCAAAACACATGAATGGTTCGACAAACTCAAATATGAGAAGGCAGTTATACTAATCCGGAGTCCGTACAAAAGCTATGCATCCCTGTTTAGCCATCAAAATGGCCAAGATATAGGAAGAGGAGCCAGCAAGGTAGATTTTGATT TGAAATTTAAAGAATTCTTAGGAAGTCTGTTTGACATGTGGAGATATTTTAACGAAGAATGGATGAAAGACTTTGTTGGTCCAAAATACATAATCTTTTTCGATAACCTTGTACAGAACCCTAAGAACGAAATAAGGAAACTGATGGCATTTTTAGAATTCGAATACACCGAAAAAGACTTAATGTGTGCGGCAAAACATCTGAAGGCAGGAATCCGCAAAAAAGAATATGAAGATATTGATGTAAAACAGTATTTCACACTAGAACAATTGAGTAAAACAGAGgagtatatcaaaattatagaaaaaatggctACTGAGATAAACGATATTCCTCATCGCATTGATCGGGATTTATAG